A genomic segment from Candidatus Acidiferrales bacterium encodes:
- a CDS encoding SDR family NAD(P)-dependent oxidoreductase codes for MPKDSQPLRQEVAIVTGATRGIGRAIAAQLCRLGAQVVVCGRGAREVERAARELGASGQALGITADVQKLDDVERLVNQTMETFERIDILVNNAGIGMFGPVDRLAPEEWEQVVNTNLRGAFYTIRAVAPHMMRQGSGHIINISSLAGKNGFAGGTIYCASKFGLMGLSYSAAEDLRGYGIRVSVICPGSVHTEFSPHAGKNPEKMLKPEDVAHAVAMLVTQRPQSFISEIDLRPTQKP; via the coding sequence ATGCCTAAAGATTCGCAACCCCTGAGGCAAGAAGTGGCTATCGTGACGGGCGCGACGCGCGGTATTGGCCGGGCCATTGCCGCCCAGCTTTGTCGCCTGGGCGCTCAGGTCGTCGTCTGCGGCCGGGGGGCAAGGGAGGTCGAACGCGCCGCACGCGAACTCGGCGCTTCAGGCCAGGCGCTGGGGATAACCGCCGACGTCCAGAAGCTCGACGACGTGGAAAGATTGGTGAACCAAACGATGGAAACATTCGAGCGGATAGACATCCTGGTCAACAACGCAGGCATCGGAATGTTTGGGCCGGTGGACCGTCTCGCCCCGGAGGAATGGGAACAGGTGGTGAACACCAATCTTCGAGGGGCCTTTTACACGATCCGGGCCGTTGCCCCGCATATGATGCGCCAGGGCTCGGGTCACATCATTAACATCTCCTCGCTGGCCGGCAAGAACGGCTTTGCCGGCGGCACGATCTATTGCGCCTCCAAGTTCGGCCTAATGGGACTGAGTTACTCGGCTGCCGAAGACCTCCGCGGCTACGGCATCCGGGTGAGTGTGATCTGCCCGGGGTCCGTCCACACGGAGTTTTCGCCGCATGCCGGCAAAAATCCCGAAAAGATGCTCAAGCCGGAGGACGTGGCGCACGCCGTGGCCATGCTGGTGACCCAGCGGCCGCAAAGTTTCATCAGCGAAATTGACCTGCGGCCGACCCAAAAGCCCTAG